From Pseudomonas fluorescens:
AAGGCCTCCAGCGTAATTTGGTCGTAATTTTGGGACAGACCACGCTAAATTAGTCGTGAACTGTCCCCGATTTTCGTTTCACTCCCTTAACCACGATTTAAGTTATTTCTTATCATGCTAGCTATTTGACCTAGCTCATTTTCTTCAGCGCAACGCAAAGCGGTTTTATCTCGTGGCCCCACAAGACCTACATCTGCGCCGATCTCAATCAAGAACATGGCAACATCTTCATGCCTGTTTTCTATAGCAGCCATAAGGGGTGAGCCATTATATCCCCCGACGGATCCATTGATATCTGCACCTGCAAACACCAACTTCTCTACCAAATCGAGAAATCCGTATCGACTAGCAAAATTTAATGCAGATCGCCCCAAATTATTAACAACATTAACATCCGCACCGTACCGCAAAAACAAGTCAACTATTTCACGATCGCCATTTGCAACGCTTAACATAAAGGGAGTCCACCCATGCTGCTCCTTACGGTTAGGATCAGCCCCATGCTCAACAAGCTCGCGAACCTTATCAAACGACCGCTCTTCAGTGGCCTGGTACAAATCCGTACAACTTGCTTTTGCACGACGATCATAACCATAGACCTGATACGCGGCATCATGCTGATCGAATACTAACTGCAGCTTTTCCCTCTTCACCTCATCAGGAAATAAGAAGAATTTAGCCAAAAAAAATAGCATGCACTAAAATCGGCGTAGCTATTATCCACAACCAAACATCACGAAGAGCATCGTTACCGAAAAACTTCGTTAAAAAATACGCCACGAGAAAAAGCAAAAAACCCAACGGGATATAAATTAATAGCGCCCCACGAGTGGCTATAGGTATTCTAGGCAAACCAGCGGCATAGGCTTTACTTCGCGTTCTGATATAAGCCAAAGACTCAAGCGCCACCGATATCGTCGCAGAAATCACCTCACCAATTATCAGTATCGCCATACTTGGGAAAAATGGTAAATCCCACACAGCCAAATGCCCAAAAACAACTTTGGCAGCTACAATAATCGCCCCAACGCCAAAAATCAGAGACGAGTAAAAATCCGCCTTATTGGAGAATTCGCTTCTAGCAATGCCATCCGACTTGAGCCACTCCAAGATAGTCCTGAAAGAAAAGTAAAAACTTAACACCAACAAACACAACAACCAATTATCTTTAGATACCAACTTCGCACTAACAAACGGCAATTGGAAATCGAAATCCATTTTCAAAACAACGGTAAAAAATATCAATATACTGCTAATCGCAAGAAGACTACGCTCCTTACCGAAATCATCAGCTAGTTTTGTCACACATTGCCCCTTTGCAAAGTTACCAACTAAATTAAAATCATGATATCACAAGCCAAGTTTTTGCAAGTCGTCATCCGCCCCCCAAACCGCATAGACCAACAACTAGTAGAACTATATAAAAAGCTTAGACCATCGACAAAACAGAAATAAATCAATAAGCGGTACGTAGCGCGAGTGCCGTCATCCCGGAGCGACATGATCGATTAAACTGCGATTTATACTGCATCCGGGAGAAATATTAAAGCAATAAAAACCGCCCCACTCACGACGGCCCATCATCGAAATCGTTACTACTAGAAAGTCGGATTTTGTTGGTCGATTTAGCTTTTGATTTTCTTCCTTGCTGACTAAGGGAAGGCGTTTTATACAGTTTTGTTAGCGCCCACTTATGCAAATCAAGAACATTATCGAAGCGAATCGATATACAGCGATTTTGGTCGTTAACATCTGAAGCGACAAGGCATACCTCAACTCCTTTCCGACCTCCCGTCGTCGCATCCACAAGCACTTTCAAATATTTTCCAAATTCGGTCACGCTCAATGCATACGCTGGCGTCGATGAGAAAATATCACTAGCATACTCATCAAGATATATTCTGCCGCCTTCATTAATGTTTGAGCTGAGATAGGGTAAATGCGCTTCAGCAGGTTCAGCGAATACTTCGCGATTGCAAACCGCATGGCGATATATAAATAGAACTTGTTCAGAAGTCTTTAAATCATCGCCGGCAATGAAATGACATTGGTCGTGCAGTTGGCACATGATCTTGTCAGAAAATACCGTCTCACACACAGCCAATACTCTATCCTTTTTGTGCACCTCGGACGAGGCCTTATGTATTGTATCCTTGAACTCGACTAGGCTGTACGTGGTTGAGTTGGTAAATATTGTGTCCCCCAGCAGTTTCCTATCCTGCCCGCCGGTGGGATAATGCCAAAAGTTCACCCCTTTGGCCTTAGCTATATTTTCGACGTTACGCACAAAGGCTGCCATTACCCCACTTTCGTTATCCACGATTTATTCCTTGAACTAGATTTGGCCCTAAATGCAGCATTTTTCTTTTGAAATCGCGCTGCGCCATGCGATGGCTCGCTGAGAAAACTTCTTTGGTCAATTGCTATGATTTGGTGGAGCAGGCAAGGATGACTAACATTGGCTTGATAGGCTTGCACTCCGCTCGTGTATCGCCAGTTGTGGTGATGAAGTTTAAATTTATAATCCAAAAATAGGATACCAAACAGGGGTAAGATCCAAAAACCACATCCCGTCGGCAATATTCTAACCCACGATGCTTACCATGCTTACTCTGGATGATCTACCTGTCAGCCTATAGCGTTCTGATACCTTATAAATCCCGAATTCGATTCCACTGAAGACCATAACCAGCTGATTTATTTATAGTTACCGTTTGGGGTACGCCAAATTTTCCACCGACTTCCAGACCCACAGGAAACCTAGCCCTGCCGAAAGATACCGTTCGTCTGGTGCCGCACCATACAAAACAAAGCCCCTGCAGAAATGCAGGGGCTTTGTTGTTTCTGGGGTGTTTGTATTTAGCTGATGCCCGCCCGCCTTTCTCCACACCTCTACACCCCCTCGAAAATCCCCCACCTCTATACCCAAGATTCAATTTCCAAGCTTTATGCTGAATTATGAACTGGCAATAATTATGGCTAACCCATAAAAACACCTAATTCCACCAACCCAGCTATCTTCCCAATCGCTCCCCACTCCCCCGGCTGCAAACCCAGCGGCCGAGCCTGAGAAACCGACTTGATGCAGGCGCTAACCACGCCCCCCATTCGCAGTGATTACGAACGTGACAGCTCTCACTCGATAGAGGAGTTTTACCGATCCCCAGCCTAGTCAGGCCGGGGCTTTTTGGTGCCCTGCTGGGCGGTTTTTCTGTATAACGCCGTCAAGACTAAGCGTTGCGAACGGATGCCCATGAACGCCCTGAAACTGATCTGCCTGCTGGTGATTGTCCCGCTGCTGCTCGCCGCTCTGGGCGGTTGGGAGCGTGAGCGGGCGGGTGAGGCTGCCGCGTGGTTGATCAACTACCAGGCCGATGTCAGCGCCACTCGGCAAACCCTGAACACCTTGGCGACGCAAAACCCTACGGCCCTTATCGACCTGGGCGAGGAAAAAATCGGCATTCAGCCGGCGCTCGAGCGGCTGGATAAAATCACGTCCGAACTGCCCACCGCTCAACGTATCAATAGCGGCATGCGCACCCTGGCGCCGTGGGTGACGGGGCTGGGCCTGCTGGCGGCGTTGATCGGTGTGGCGGCGCTGGCCGGCACACAGTGGGCGGGGCGGCGTGCGCGGCAGTCGCGGGAAAAACTATTGCAGGTGTTCGCCCTCGGCAGCCGCTTGTTGCCCTACGTGCTGGTGAGCCATGTGGTGGCGATGGCGACGACGGTGGCGCTGGCCTTGAGTTTCGAAGGCTTGGCGATGTGGCACATCGGTCGATTGGGTCGCGGCGAGTTCAAGCTGATGGCCGTGCTGGCGGTGATTGCGGCGTTCTGCCTGTATTCGATCTGGCTGCTGCTCAAACAATCGCGGCACATGCTGGGTATGTTCAAACCCGAGCCGCTGGAGATGTTCGGGGCGGTGGTGACGCCCGCGCAGGCGCCGGCGCTGTGGCGCGACGTGAATACGTTGGCCGGCAAGCTCGGCGCGCTGTCACCGGACCATATCGTGGTGAGCCTGACCCAAGGTTTTTACGTGACCTCCAGCGAGGCCCACGTGCAACCGGCGCATACCACGCTGCATGGGCGCACCTTGCATGTGCCGCTGCTGTACCTCGGCCTGCTGAGCCGCGACGAAATCGGCGCGGTGATCGGCCATGAGCTCGCACACTTTGCAGGGGAAGACACCGAATACAGCCTGCGCTTCTTGCCGATCTACGATGGGGTCAATCGCAGCCTGGCGGTGCTGCTGGATACCCTGCTGGCCAGTGACCTGATCCAGGAGTGGCTGATGCGGCCGTCATTCCTGTTCGGCGTGTTTTTCATGCAGCGCTTTGATCAGGCGGTCAACCATTGGAGCCGCGAGCGCGAGTTGCTGGCGGATGCCGCAGGTGCGCGCCTGGTCGGCAATGGCGCGGCGGCTTCAGCGCTGTTGCGCGTGTCGGTGTTGCAGCCGCTTATCGAGGACGCGCTGTTGGCCTTGTGTGACTCAGCCTCGGAAGAGGATCTGCCCGCCGCCGCCCTGGCCGCGCTGCAAGGCCGTGAACTGCAGGTGCCGCCACAAGCGCTGGAGATTCATCAGCCTCACCCGACCGACTCGCACCCGTCGAATGGCGAACGCCTGCAGGCGCTTGCCGTGTCGCCGGATGACGCCCTGCACAGCGCCATACGGTTCATGGATGCGCACGTTGCAAATGGGCAAATCGACGCTTATTTCAGTGCGCCGCGCACGCTGCGTGAGCAGTTGTCGCGCGACCTGATCGACGTGGCGGTCACCGAAAACACCGCGCACACGGCGTTGCTGGAAACCCTGGCCACATCGACCGACGGCGAACGTGAACTGCATGAAGGTGGGCGTTGGCGTGGCGTGCTGATGGCGGTGTGCGCCGTGCCTTTTGTGGGGCTCGGCCTGGCCATCATGAGCCAGCCCTGGCTGGCCCCGGAACGTTTGAAAAGCAACACGTTGTCGGCGATCGGCGCCGGGGCGGCAATCGCTGTTATCGCGTTGATCTTTTTGTGGCTGGGTGTGCGCCGTTTCAAGCGCGCACCGCAGGTCGCGTTGCGCCTGACGCCGAAGCATTTTGTGTTCGCCAACCTGGCACAGCCGTTGCCGATTGAGCACATCGCCGGTGTCACCCTGCAATTTATGCAGGGTATCTGGGTGACCGTGGAGCTGACGCCGGAAGCGCCCTTGCCTGAACGGCGCAAAACCGCATTCGGCGTGCCGGGCGCGCGCATCAACAAGAAGAAACGTCAGGTGTTGTTGCAGATGGCGCAGTTGTGCATCGACAACCAGAAGCTCGAACCCTATGAGGGCTTGTCACTGATGCTCGACTATGTGAATGCCTCCCTCGCCCGCAAGATTTTGCAGCACCGCGAGGACTGATCGGCGCACATAAAAAAACCCCGAACCAGTCGGGGTTTTTTATCGCCTGGAATCAGGCACGACGCCAGATCAATTAGAAAACGTTGATCGGGTAGTCAGCGAACAGACGGACTTCGTTACCGCCGACGTTGTACTGGTCGGCGTTGTTGGAAACACGCAACCAGGACGCACGAGCACGCAGGCTCAGGTCTTTGGCCGGGCCGCTCTGGACGACGTACTTGAACTGGTTGAAGATTTCGCGCTCGGTGCCATTGCCACGGTTGGAACCGTCGTCAATGTTGGTACCGCGCACGTAGGCCACGTTGTAGGTCAGGCCCGGCACACCGAAGGTGCTGAAGTCCAGGCCGTAGCCGACTTGCCAGGAGCGCTCGTCCTTGCCGTTGAAGTCAGACCAGTAGGAGTTGGCCAGCAGGATGGTGTTGCCGCCATCGCCGACGCCGCCGGCGTTGCGGTAGCCGCCGTACAGGTAGCCAGTGTCGCCGGTGCTGCGCTGGTGAGCGACGGTGAAGCTGTGCGGGCCAACGGCCCACGTGGCGCCCAGGCTCCAGATTTTGTTGTCGCGGGCGTCGGCGTCACCTTGGTTCTCCAGGGCGAAGCTGCGGTCCAGCTTGGTTTTGTAGCCATTGAAGTCAAAGGTCAGCGACTGTTGCTCTGGCAGGGCCAGCACGTAGTTGACGTTGACGTATTGCTTTTTCAGCACGTCTTGCATGTCGGAAGCGTACAGCGCAGCGGACAGGCTTTCGGTGAATTTGTAGCTACCACCGATGTAGTCGATGCTTTTCAGGCGGCCGCTGTCGCTGCCTTCGGCGCTCTTGCGCGCTTCTTTGGTGAAGTGACCGGCGTCCAGTTGCAGACCGGCGATCTCTTTGGAAACGATCGAGGTGCCTTCGTAGGTTTCCGACAGCAGGCGCGAGTTGTCGTATTCCAGAACCGGCACGGCTGGCATCTGCTGACCGTATTTGATCACGGTGTTGGAGATGCGCGCCTTGACGGCTGCGCCGCCCTTGGCCAGGTCGTTGGCGGCTTCGCCGCTGTCGCCTTGTTTGAAGAAGTCGATACCGCCCGCGCCGCTGCGACCTTTACCACCGTCCAGACGGATAGCGTATTGGCCGATGACGTCCACACCTACACCGACGGTGCCTTGGGTGAAGCCGGACTCGAACTTGCCGATAAAGCCTTGGCCCCATTCGGCTTTGTCTTGCTTGCCATTCTTGTAGTCACGGCTGATATAGGCGTTGCGTGCCGCGATGTTCAGGTGGCTGTCGTCTACGAAACCCTTGGATTGCTCCTGGTCGTTTGCCATGGCCTGAGTGGCGCTCAAAATCCCCAGAGCAATCAGACCCATCCGTTGCTTCAACATTTTTTGTATTCCTTATTACTGGTTGAGTACGCGCTGTGACACCAGGCTCCGTTCTGCTTTTTCTGGCGTCGACTTTTCCCGGAAAAAAGAAGGCCCGCGGACGACTGAACTGCCGCAGGCCTTTTTTTATTGGATGAGTCATGGCGGTTAGCCACAGGCGTTGGGCGCAATCCTAGTCCCGCGTTGAACTATGTGTCAATTTCGCGAATCGTCTGTATTTAGGCGAAATAATTCTAAGCAACGCCCTACATCGGTTCTAAAAACGACCCAATTCCTTCTCTTACGACGTCAAAAACATATTTCGTAATACATTTGGGAAGCGGTACGTGTGCTGATACCTGACGTGATGGCGCCGGGCCAGGGTGGTGGGGATGGATTGCGGTTTTCGGCAGAAGGCCTGGGATAGGTGCGCGGCACTGAGCCGTCGTGGTGCTTACAGGCACCCACCCTTTATAGGGCTGAACAGGCTTTAAATGGGGGTTCCACTAAATCTCTGACTTGGCGCTGTCGCGCAGCAAACTGGAGCCGCTGTGGCGAGCGGGCTTGCCCTAATGCCGTTCAGTTAAGGCTTTTTTGTAGGAGCGAGCTTGCTCGCGAAAAACGTCAACGATAACGCGTGTTTCCTGAATCAACGCGGCGCCTGTGAGTTTTTCGCGAGCAAGCGTGGCGAGCGGGCTTGCCCCGCGTTGGGGCGCGAAGCGGCCCCATTACAGGCGATGTGTTTTTAACTGACACACCGCAGTGCCTGGTTTTGGGGCTGCTGCGCAGCCCAACGCGGGGCAAGCCCGCTCGCCACAACAAGCCCGCTCGCCACAGTTACAGTGTTCCTCCTGAACTGACTGGCATCAGGGCAAGCCGCTCGCCACCAACAACGCCACAAACGCCTTCGCCATCGGTGTTTGCGCGCCCTTGCGCTGCACCAGCCACACCGCTGTCACCGCTTCCTGATCGAGCAAGGTGCGATAGACCACGCCATCGATACGTATGCGCTGGTACGACGCCGGTAGCACCGACACCCCCAGCCCCGCCGCCACCAAGCCGATGATGGTCATCGCCTCCCCCGCCTCCTGGGCGAAGTGCGGGCTGAAACCGGCGTCGCGGGCCAGGTTGAGCAGTTGCGCATACAGACCGCTGCCGTAGGTGCGCGGGAAAAACACAAACGGTTCCTGCGCCAGTTGCGCCAGGTGCAGGCCGCGCTCGCTGTCGTCCACCAACGGGTGTCCGGCGTTGAGTACCGCGACCAGGGGCTCACGCATCAGCTCGATGACACTCAGCGAATCGGGCAAAGGCAGCGGGCGCATCAAACCCACCTGGATCGACTCGTCCACCAGCGACTCCGCCACCTCGGTGCTGCTCATTTCCTGCAGATTCAAGTGCACGGCCGGGAACGCCTGGCGAAAGGCAAAGATGGCCTGGGGGATGCTGGAGTTGAAGGGGGCCGACGAGGTAAAGCCGATCTTCAACTCCCCCAGCTCACCCAACTGCGCCCGTCGCGCCACATCCGCCGCCTTGTCGACCTGGGCCAGCACCAACCGCGCCTCGTGCAGGAACAGGCGCCCCGCCTCACTCAGTTCGACCCGACGATTGGTCCGCTCAAACAACCGCGCCCCCACCTCCTGCTCCAGCGCCTGGATCTGCTGGCTCAGCGGCGGCTGCGAGATGCCCAGCACCTGCGCCGCACGGCCAAAATGCAGTTCCTCGGCGACGGCGATGAAGTACCGCAGGTGACGTAATTCCATGCAAGCCTCATTAGGTCGTAAAAGCTATCAAACAGGTCGAACAATATATTGGAAAGAATCATTAGGCAGCTATATGCTTTTTTGCATTGCCGGTCCTGGCACGTTCTTCCTCCCCGAGGTCCCCGTGAAATCTGCTGTCGCTCCACTCCCTCAAGAAGCCCCGCCGACCGCCCTGGATGAGGTGGTAGCCCAGCTCAACGACGCGTACATCGAAAAAGGCACGCCGATGTTCATGCGCACGGTGCTGGCGCTGTTCTCCGGCGGCTTCGCAACCTTTGCCCTGTTGTATTGCGTGCAGCCCATGATGCCGGCGCTGTCCCAGGAATTTTCCATCAACGCGGCCCAGAGCAGCCTGATCCTGTCGGTGTCCACCGCCATGTTGGCCCTGGGCCTGCTGATTACCGGGCCGATCTCCGACACCCTGGGGCGCAAGCCGGTGATGGTCGCGGCGTTGTTCTGCGCAGCCCTGGCCACCATCGCCAGCGGCTTGATGCCGACCTGGCAAGGGATCCTGTTGATGCGCGCGCTGGTGGGGCTGTCCTTGAGCGGCCTGGCCGCCGTGGCCATGACTTACCTGAGTGAAGAGATCCACCCCCAACACATCGGCCTGGCCATGGGCCTGTATATCGGCGGCAACGCGATTGGCGGCATGAGCGGGCGCCTGATCATCGGCGTGCTGATCGACTTCGTCAGCTGGCACACCGCAATGCTGATCATCGGCGGCCTGGCCCTGATCGCCGCGACCGTGTTCTGGAAGATCCTCCCCGAATCGCGCAACTTCCGCGCCAGCAGCCTCAAGCCGCGCAGCCTGGTGAACGGCTTTGTCATGCACTTCAAGGACGCGGGCCTGCCGTGGTTATTCCTTGAAGCCTTCCTGCTGATGGGTGCATTCGTGACGATGTTCAACTACATCGGCTACCGCCTGCTGGCCGACCCGTATGACCTGAGCCAGGCCGTGGTCGGCCTGCTGTCGCTGGTGTACCTGTCGGGCATCTACAGCTCGGCCAAGATCGGCTCCCTGGCCGACCGCCTCGGCCGCCGCCGTGTGCTGTGGGGCACCATTGTACTGATGCTCGCCGGCATGGCCCTGACCCTGTTCACCCCACTCTGGCTGGTGGTGCCCGGCATGCTGATCTTCACCTTCGGCTTCTTCGGCGCCCACTCGGTGGCCAGCAGCTGGATCGGGCGCCGCGCGGTGAAGGCCAAGGGGCAGGCGTCGTCGTTGTACCTGTTCTGCTACTACGTAGGGTCGAGTATCGCCGGTACGGCGGGCGGGTTCTTTTGGCACTTTGCCGGGTGGAACGGCATCGGTGCCTTCATCGTGGCGCTGTTGGTCGACGCGCTGCTGGTGGCGTTGAAGCTGGCGAAGCTGCCGCCATTGGCCTCGGCTTGAGGGGCCGCCACCTTGAACGACATTCGCGCCAGCACCCGCTTACCCCGGCGCTCGTGCATGACTACGGCGCCGATATGCAGGACCAGCATCAGCAACAACGCCACGCAGGACAGCACATGCGTACGGGTATACAAGGCGATGCGGGCCGGATCGCTTTCAAACGGGCCAAAGGAAACCAGGTTAAAAACATTGATCGGACGATCCATCATCAGCACGCCCGTCGCCAACACCAAGGCAAGCACCAGGTACATGGCTTTGTGGACCAGCAACGCCATGTATTCCTGCGGTGTTCGCTTGATGGAAAAGTCCAGGCCGTGGGCAAAGGAACAATAAACCCGCAAGACAAACACCGGGATATAGAGGGTGGTCAACGATACATTGAAGAACGCCACCCACGCCTTGACCGACGCAGGCACGCTGAATACGGCCACAAAAAAGCCTGAGAGTAACGCCCACACAATAATGACAGCCGAAACCCAATGCAGCAGTTTCTGGCTCGTTGAATACGCTGAAGTGTTCATCCTGATATCACCTGACAATGAACGCCATGCACTGGCGAGAGGAAGAGTCGGGTAGGATTTTTACCGAGGCGAGTTACCTGAGGCTGTAGGAGAAATCCTAAGGCGCCCAAGCTACCAAGGCAGGACTTAACGAACGCTGAAGCGCAGCGAATCCCCCGCCGCCTGGGCGAAGCTGCCGCCGTTGGCCCATGCTTAAAGCACCAAGCGTGCCTCCAGGTGGCTGCCGCGCTTTTCCAGCGTCAGCGTCTGGAAAGCGCCCGCATCGCGCTCCAGTTCCGCAAGCCATTTGAGCAAAGCGTGTGCATCGCCGCTGAGGGTCAGGCGCAACTGCTCGTTTTGCACCTCGATCTGCTGCACCTTCAGCCCCGCCGCTTCGGCACTGTCGTTGATGGTCGAGGCTAGCGGTTGCCCTGCCACCGGCAAGGCGCGTTGGGGTTGAGTGCTGTTGACCTGCTGCGCCAACGCCAGTTGCTGCTGGTAATGGCGCTCGACGCTGGTCACACGTTGTCGGCTGGGCTGCCACAGCATTTGGAAGGCCAGCACACCGATCACGAATACCGTCAGTCCTTTCAACAAAAACCGATCACGTGGCGACAGCGCTTTCCAGGTCTGGAGCCCCTTCATGATGGGTCCTCCAGCATCAGCACGGCATGCACTCGATGACCTTCCTTGCTGGCGTGACCGATACGCACTGGCATACCGCTGCGCTGCCCCTGCTCCCGCAACCGTTCCAATGCGGTGAAACCGTTGGCGGCCAATTGGATCGTCCACCCTTCACCACGGCGAAACTCCATGCGCTGTACCTCCACATCGGCACCACCGATCACCTGCTCGCTGAGGCTGACCAATCGTGTCAGCGGCGTCGC
This genomic window contains:
- a CDS encoding ankyrin repeat domain-containing protein; amino-acid sequence: MLFFLAKFFLFPDEVKREKLQLVFDQHDAAYQVYGYDRRAKASCTDLYQATEERSFDKVRELVEHGADPNRKEQHGWTPFMLSVANGDREIVDLFLRYGADVNVVNNLGRSALNFASRYGFLDLVEKLVFAGADINGSVGGYNGSPLMAAIENRHEDVAMFLIEIGADVGLVGPRDKTALRCAEENELGQIASMIRNNLNRG
- a CDS encoding OprD family porin — protein: MLKQRMGLIALGILSATQAMANDQEQSKGFVDDSHLNIAARNAYISRDYKNGKQDKAEWGQGFIGKFESGFTQGTVGVGVDVIGQYAIRLDGGKGRSGAGGIDFFKQGDSGEAANDLAKGGAAVKARISNTVIKYGQQMPAVPVLEYDNSRLLSETYEGTSIVSKEIAGLQLDAGHFTKEARKSAEGSDSGRLKSIDYIGGSYKFTESLSAALYASDMQDVLKKQYVNVNYVLALPEQQSLTFDFNGYKTKLDRSFALENQGDADARDNKIWSLGATWAVGPHSFTVAHQRSTGDTGYLYGGYRNAGGVGDGGNTILLANSYWSDFNGKDERSWQVGYGLDFSTFGVPGLTYNVAYVRGTNIDDGSNRGNGTEREIFNQFKYVVQSGPAKDLSLRARASWLRVSNNADQYNVGGNEVRLFADYPINVF
- a CDS encoding LysR family transcriptional regulator — encoded protein: MELRHLRYFIAVAEELHFGRAAQVLGISQPPLSQQIQALEQEVGARLFERTNRRVELSEAGRLFLHEARLVLAQVDKAADVARRAQLGELGELKIGFTSSAPFNSSIPQAIFAFRQAFPAVHLNLQEMSSTEVAESLVDESIQVGLMRPLPLPDSLSVIELMREPLVAVLNAGHPLVDDSERGLHLAQLAQEPFVFFPRTYGSGLYAQLLNLARDAGFSPHFAQEAGEAMTIIGLVAAGLGVSVLPASYQRIRIDGVVYRTLLDQEAVTAVWLVQRKGAQTPMAKAFVALLVASGLP
- a CDS encoding MFS transporter, producing MDEVVAQLNDAYIEKGTPMFMRTVLALFSGGFATFALLYCVQPMMPALSQEFSINAAQSSLILSVSTAMLALGLLITGPISDTLGRKPVMVAALFCAALATIASGLMPTWQGILLMRALVGLSLSGLAAVAMTYLSEEIHPQHIGLAMGLYIGGNAIGGMSGRLIIGVLIDFVSWHTAMLIIGGLALIAATVFWKILPESRNFRASSLKPRSLVNGFVMHFKDAGLPWLFLEAFLLMGAFVTMFNYIGYRLLADPYDLSQAVVGLLSLVYLSGIYSSAKIGSLADRLGRRRVLWGTIVLMLAGMALTLFTPLWLVVPGMLIFTFGFFGAHSVASSWIGRRAVKAKGQASSLYLFCYYVGSSIAGTAGGFFWHFAGWNGIGAFIVALLVDALLVALKLAKLPPLASA
- the gspM gene encoding type II secretion system protein GspM is translated as MKGLQTWKALSPRDRFLLKGLTVFVIGVLAFQMLWQPSRQRVTSVERHYQQQLALAQQVNSTQPQRALPVAGQPLASTINDSAEAAGLKVQQIEVQNEQLRLTLSGDAHALLKWLAELERDAGAFQTLTLEKRGSHLEARLVL
- a CDS encoding M48 family metalloprotease, whose protein sequence is MNALKLICLLVIVPLLLAALGGWERERAGEAAAWLINYQADVSATRQTLNTLATQNPTALIDLGEEKIGIQPALERLDKITSELPTAQRINSGMRTLAPWVTGLGLLAALIGVAALAGTQWAGRRARQSREKLLQVFALGSRLLPYVLVSHVVAMATTVALALSFEGLAMWHIGRLGRGEFKLMAVLAVIAAFCLYSIWLLLKQSRHMLGMFKPEPLEMFGAVVTPAQAPALWRDVNTLAGKLGALSPDHIVVSLTQGFYVTSSEAHVQPAHTTLHGRTLHVPLLYLGLLSRDEIGAVIGHELAHFAGEDTEYSLRFLPIYDGVNRSLAVLLDTLLASDLIQEWLMRPSFLFGVFFMQRFDQAVNHWSRERELLADAAGARLVGNGAAASALLRVSVLQPLIEDALLALCDSASEEDLPAAALAALQGRELQVPPQALEIHQPHPTDSHPSNGERLQALAVSPDDALHSAIRFMDAHVANGQIDAYFSAPRTLREQLSRDLIDVAVTENTAHTALLETLATSTDGERELHEGGRWRGVLMAVCAVPFVGLGLAIMSQPWLAPERLKSNTLSAIGAGAAIAVIALIFLWLGVRRFKRAPQVALRLTPKHFVFANLAQPLPIEHIAGVTLQFMQGIWVTVELTPEAPLPERRKTAFGVPGARINKKKRQVLLQMAQLCIDNQKLEPYEGLSLMLDYVNASLARKILQHRED